The Salvelinus alpinus chromosome 14, SLU_Salpinus.1, whole genome shotgun sequence genomic sequence AGTTAAATTCGCCTCGGAAAAACGAACTTTCCTTGCGCAAGTTTGGCGGCGAATCCACGTGTGAAGAAGTTTGTGCATGAATATCTTGGCCTGGCTGCGTTTAAAAGAGTTTGGTAAGCTGGCAGAGGTGCCAGAATTtggggacagggggagaggggaggttaCCAGCTTCCTTGGGAGGTCTGTAGGCTATCCGACGCACTCAAAATATGGCACCAATGGCAGACGGATATTGCTTTCGATATTTAAGTTGGGCTTCCCCAGTTTAAGGTATGATTGAAATTAGGTGTGAATATCTTTCCCGGCACTGTCATCCTAGACCGTGATGCTGGTAACTTATATATTAGCACATTTTATTTAATGTCAATGTTGAGTGTGAGTGTGCCTATTTTAATTATTATAAATTACAGTAGTAACCCTCTATTATAATCAGGTTTAAATAATAGGATAACAAAGGTATAAACAAAACCTTCATAAAACATCTGATATTCAATGTATTCGGTTTGTATAAACTGATGAGACATTGTCTGGACTGATATACGTGTttagacaaaacaaaaacaaaaaacatgcaGCATTCCAACCTTATCAGATATGGTATTCTAATAATGTAGTCTTTATACTAGCCTAATAATAGCAGTGATAATGcaaatacaaatatattaaaCATATACATGTTAAAGCATTCTGCATTGTTTTATACAGTCATTTATGTTTCCCATAGCCCTGATGACTTCAATAGTTAGATGCCCATTTTTCCCTCTTGATCAGCACTTCAAATTCTGATGAGACCAGCATTGATTTGGGGTGGGTCATCATCAGACCCATCGAACAACAATTTTGGTATCGATTCATCTGAAGTTGTATCAATATGCGTAGGCCTATAATGTTAGCACTTCTTAATATATATTTCATATATATTTGCTGTGAACTATATAGGCCtatatatattataattattatatatatatattttttacaatattTTAATCAGGATACAAACTATAGGGTGGGCTATTGATAAGGAGAGAGAAATAGGTGAAAGCATAtttcaaaataaaaatgtatttgcatATAAATTATTTGTCAAAATGCCTGTCTTCCCAATCTAATTAACATCCTAATTCATGACGCCATACTAGTTATGAATCAGATTATGGTAATTGTCACTTCAATAAGAGTGACAAAATACTAGTAAACCAAAGAATACCCATCATTAAACAAAATAACATACGTTTTATGTGCCAGTCTGCTTAAATCTAAGGGAATAGGCTTCGTTTTAGTTTGGGTTTGATGTAAATACATTCATGGACGAATATGTTAACTGATTTATACTTTTTTTCGTTACAGGTGTCATATATATTCTGAACCCTAGTCGATGGATTTATTACCGTCAATAGAAAAACATTTTAGTAAGTTCAAACTATTTTATGTTCCTGCTTGTGTTTTGGTTTTGGTGTGAATAGTAGATTGATAGGCATCTACTGGCAAGTTCATGTGCACAACGCTAACCAAACGCTATATATTGATAACAAAAGGCATTAGGACAAATGTCTTCATGCTCCTGTATTCAACAGTGTTTCGTGTGACTAGGGTATATTCAGAGGTCAGTTAAAAAACATTCTAAGAGCTTGTTTTTGACCATCATTATGGGAAACTGTCATCTGATTATTCTGTTTGGTTTAATTTATGCCGCATGACGTTATACATTATTGCATAGTTAATAGTTTAGTCAATGCATGTTATTGTGAGTATGGTGTATTTGCATTtattggctgcaatttctgatacAAATTACCATTCAATTGCCATTAAAAGAGCACACATTTTTTAGACTCAAACATCAAATGGCCTCTGCATTGGTTACTTCTTCTCTCATCCTTTTTTAACAAGTGAGGTAGAGATGTATTAGATTTAGCTAATTAATAATTGTCATCATGTTAAAAGAGGCCTATAGCTGCCTCCGTTCTCAATGTAAAAGTAATTCAGTAGATCATAGGATATAATGGGCTATTAAATGTTGAAGATCGTATGTTATGTCTTTGAACTTGACCCCTATGGCCCTATTGGATCTGTAACAGTGGGAGTTGTGTGTGTCAGGGCCTACACACCGCAGTTCAACCTCTGCTCGCTGCTGTTTTTGAACATTATAATGTTGATCTCAGCACATGCCATCTGTGCAGCGGAGCGAGCgggtgagagagcgagaaagagagagagagagagagagagagagagagagagagagagtgtgtgtgagggtgtgtgtttgacagtaactgagagaaagagtgggagagagagagaacaggatagTGAAAGAGTGTTAGCATAAATGTCAGGTTCATAGTTCTAAGCTAAATAGTGAAATAGGGGGCTTCACAAAATTATATGACATTACAGAACATTTCTATACCGTTCACTTCCTTTGACCAATTGTTCGATTGAGACAATTGATTCAGCGGTTTACGTCAATGACTTCTTCAAGGCCATTTTATGGAACTCATTTAATAAGCGCTTAATGTGTTGTGCCGATGTGAAGTGTGATTAACCATTTGTATGTTTGTGGGTGATGAgacctctgctttctctctctaggtgtgtaATGCTTCTCTGTCCATGTTTTATTTGACTGCTATTTATGCTTTATGTTACACAGCATCACTTTGACAGGTTTCCTGACAATCTCTTTTtccccctctccttgtctcttcttcccctcctccctctgtttgcTCCAGACTGTACTTTCTCCCTAGGCTAGAAATCTTGAAGCATGGGTGACTGGAGCTTTCTGGGGCGTCTGTTGGAGAATGCACAGGAACACTCAACAGTAATCGGCAAGGTCTGGCTGACTGTCCTCTTCATCTTCAGGATCCTGGTGCTGGGAGCGGCAGCTGAGGATGTGTGGGGCGACGAGCAGTCTGACTTCACCTGCAACACACAGCAGCCTGGGTGTGAGAACGTCTGCTATGATGAGGCTTTCCCCATCTCGCACATTCGCTTCTGGGTGCTGCAGATCATCTTTGTGTCCACGCCCACCCTCATCTACCTGGGTCATGTACTGCACATCGTCCGCATGGAGGAGAAGcggaaagagaaggaggaggagctgCGAAAGGCCAACAGACTCCAGGAGGAGAATGAACTCCTTTACAACGGCAAAGGGGAtgcaggtggaggaagaggacgaGGAGGTGGTAAAAAGGAGAAGCCACCTATCAGGGATGAGCATGGCAAGATCCGCATTAGAGGTGCCCTGCTACGCACCTATGTGTTCAACATCATATTCAAGACCCTTTTTGAAGTGGGGTTCATTTTAGGTCAGTATTTTCTCTATGGCTTCCAGCTGAGGCCGCTATACAAGTGTGCACGGTGGCCCTGCCCCAACACTGTGGACTGCTTCATATCTAGGCCCACTGAAAAGACGATTTTCATCATATTTATGCTTGTGGTGGCTTGCTTGTCTCTTTTGCTGAATTTGTTAGAGATCTATCACCTTGGGTGGAAGAAAGTTAAACAGGGAATGGTCACCCCTGATCATGCATTGCTGCCCTGCTCTGATGGTGTGGGGCCTGAGTCCATGACTTCAGCCTCCAGAACTGCCCTTCCCAACCTCAGCTACCCATCAATGTACACGGACGTGACGGCTGGGAGCGGTGCCTTCCTGCCGCCCATGGCAGAAGCCTCCCGGGCAGAGTTCAAGATGGACCCCCTGCAGGAGAAGCCCTCATCCTCCTACTACAtgagcagcaacaacaaccacaggCTGACCACGCAGCAGAACTGGGCCAACCTGGCCACCGAGCAGCAGACTCGGGAGATGAaggccacctcctcctcctcctcctctccctctgatagtgAGCAGCTGCCCCGTGAAGCTgctccccccaccaccaccaccaaccctAGCTCCAGTGGGGGCAGTTTGAGTGGGGGGAATGGCGATCAGGAGGGAGGCCACATCACCACCACAGTGGAAATGCACGAGCCCCCCGTTATGGTCACAGACCCTCGCCGGCTCAGCAGGGCCAGCAAGAGCAGCAGCATCAGATCCAGGCCCAACGACCTGGCAGTATAGTCAGTCCCCCTAAATACACCTCCAACCTCCCAAAGCCCCCAATGATTTTTCTATATAAAaagtacaaaataaaataaaaataattttgtttttttaatggagGCAATGTGAGGCAGGGGGCTGGAACTGGAGTTGTTGCCTAGTATATATATCTATTAACAGCAGTTGATATCAGTACAAGGTGGTGAGTTGTAGCATACATGTTAGAATAAAAAATGCACACAGTCTGATTGTGCAATGTTGGTTAAAATGGTCTGACAAGCTGAAGGCTTCGATATACTGGACATCAGGGGACTTTATGGTTCTTATTCCAGTTTAAAATGGCCAAGTAACTTTTTTGTTTGATTTTGGTTTCAATGGCCTGGTCTGTGTCAATGTGCTCTTGTCAACAGTGGTTATTGTTGTTCTGTTTATTTGATGAACATAAAAGCCTATTTATTCCAATtaggaatgatactgtacattcaTCAAGTCGTTGAGTTCGGTTGGCAAATTGCTGAGAACCAACTTCGAATAAAACTGTTATGTGGAACAAGTAAGTACAGGGTGTTTTGAAACCACTTGTGTGTTTAGTATGTTTACTCTTATGCTGTTATACAGTTCCTTCAAGTTGAGTCTTTCTTAAAACAAGTTATTTTTAATCATTTTTTTGGTGTATCAGAAAGTCGCTTGCAAGACAAACTAAATCCAAACATGTatgctctcattctttctctaAGATGAAGAATACTGTTCAATGTCAGCAATGACACCAATATGGGGACAACATTTGCTTGTTCATTATCAAACTTTTATATTGTACTTTGACACTTCCTGAATTTCACAATCTAAataacttttattttttataatattcaGGAAATAGCCTAGCTATTTTTTGTATTATGTGTTTGAAGAGTAACAGTGGAATCTGTAAATGCAAACTACAACTCACCGATTCACTAACTGGTCTGCAGACCCATTTATCTGTCTGAGTTTTACCCAGGATCCACTTACTGAACACATAATTTACACACAAACTATAACCGGATTATGGGTCAAAACTAGAAGTTGAATGTGTTCTTGTAGTCTACAGCTGTTATAAGGTTCCATGGTTCCAGCCCCTGCTCCTACATTTGATTCTCGAATGCAGAAATTAAGCAAATAAAGTATTTGTTTTTGCCTGAAATTAAAAAGCACACTGCCATATGCACAATGAAAAGTTGACATCCGATTTTAAAGAGGTtgaaaacaaaatataaaccAAATGCTTCAACTTAAGACGGTAAATAAGATTtggttttttatatatttatgaTAACCATGTTTATTGCAGTCATCATAAACACAATATCACTTTTTAAATATTGTATCTTCATGTTGAGGGTAACTCACTCTCATACATCACGTGATACTTTATTGGTTTTTCTTAAAAGTGctatttaaaaaagaaaagaaaaaaagaattgAATTATAATGAAATCTAATTTCTAAACTGTAGTCAGTTTATGACAACCAAAACAGCTATATGGTACAAAACGGACAAATGCAATGATGTGGCAAGTGTCATAACGCCAGGATGAAAAGTCCATCCTCATTTCTTATTTTTGATAGAAGCTCAACTATTACTGACTACTTCACCTGTTGTAAACAATGGGAAGCACATGCTTCCGCCTAGTtagtgtaaatgtaatatttcacctTGTAGATTACCTGAACCATCTTGAATAACTGAAAAGCTATGCAAGTAATTGCATAACACAATCATTCGCTTAAAATAGGCCTTTTCTAAAATGATTTGTGAAACATGATTGGTATAATACCACACTTCTATGTAATTATTACATAGTTCTTATACTTTAAAATTACCATATGCTTATAATTTATAGTTAGAGAAGGATCataaataaacacaacaacaAACATTCAATGCAAACTAGAAACCATAGTTACAACCGTGGAGAGACTACCCGAGGAGACTATGCAATCCTTTGCTTATAACAGTGTTACTCTTATTGGGACAACCGTTTTTCCCAATGTATGTTACCTTTTCATTTAAACTATTTAAATGTACCAAACCACAAAAAAATCTGTGTTATTTGCATTTGTCATTTTGGTTCTCAAAGTTTACATTTTAGTAAAAAGGTAAAAGATTTGCACATTTAGGCAAAACATGCTGTTCTAAGAAGTTTATATTGGTAGGAGAGAGACTGGAAAAGACACCAGACTGCCGATGTTTATAATCTTTAAAGGAAAATGTCTTAACAGTTAAACACAACGGCTCTTTGCGTTAAAGACAGAATTTCAATTAAAAAAATACGTCAAATGTCATGGTCTGAGACGATTGCAGAAAGTTTGGGTTTTCAAATATAGAAAAAAGTGGGCTGTGAGTATTTCCTGTGTGCTCACTCAGTGCTTTCACTATGTTCTCAACACATTCCTGTAACTCTCTGGTTAGCTCGAATTAAAACATCACACTAATGTTGAGACAATGTTAGCTGGGTAGCCGGCCCTATTCTTCTTCTACACACAGCAACTTGTGTATCGTTTTGAGTTGCCCGCAAGCCCCTCATCCAATAGGTTAATATACAGTAGCTTTCTTCAAACTCTTGATGTGTGTCATGCTGAGTGTGATTTCTCTGGCCAGTCAGGGAGTAGGAACCATCTACTGTATGCTCAGAACAACAGCCTGTTTCAATGCTGTCTTAAGAGAAGTGCCTTGTGTATGACATTTTGTAAAAACAAGTTGATGTAAATGTTAATTTACCTCAAATGTTTACAAAACTGTTATTAAATAAACTTTTTGTACCATATTTCCGGTATATGTGGCAATCAATAAAATTGAGCCAGTATGTGGACCTACTGTACTTGAGTATAcattttcaacacacacacattctgtaccTTCATGAGTAGATAATATCTTGGGGAGCTGGGATGCATCTTGTACAAGAAGAGCTCACACTCATTGACCTTTAAATGTATCGCTCCCTCTCTTCACATTCCAAGGTTGGATGTGAGAATGGGATATTGCGCTGGAAAGGAGGAAAGAGTGACACCACTCCCCAGTGCTGACTACCCTGcgaacacacatccacacatatAATTAAATTGAGACCAGCGTGTCAGTCTCACACGTTGGAGACAAACATCTATCACAAATCCATTAAACATCATCACACAGACCCAGCAACTTTTACCAGCACCGGTGGACCAACTCCCCAACATTAAACCTCTGGGAAAGTTAATATGAGTTTGGCACAGAGGTGGCATATAATAACTAGGATAAAAATAGAGACAATCAACATTATTATAGTAAACTGCAACCCAAGAAAACTGAGGGCAATGTAGTTAGCCAGCTGGCTTATGAATATGAATTAAGACATCAAGGTGTCGATGATATCTACATTGGGCACTCACGAGTCAATGAGTGATTCGTAACCTGCCTAAAACAACAAATGACCAGGCTTAGGGGAGTCTAGTGTAGAGCCTGGATCAGGAGCACCTGACGCATGAGAATGA encodes the following:
- the LOC139538787 gene encoding gap junction alpha-3 protein-like, with the translated sequence MGDWSFLGRLLENAQEHSTVIGKVWLTVLFIFRILVLGAAAEDVWGDEQSDFTCNTQQPGCENVCYDEAFPISHIRFWVLQIIFVSTPTLIYLGHVLHIVRMEEKRKEKEEELRKANRLQEENELLYNGKGDAGGGRGRGGGKKEKPPIRDEHGKIRIRGALLRTYVFNIIFKTLFEVGFILEIYHLGWKKVKQGMVTPDHALLPCSDGVGPESMTSASRTALPNLSYPSMYTDVTAGSGAFLPPMAEASRAEFKMDPLQEKPSSSYYMSSNNNHRLTTQQNWANLATEQQTREMKATSSSSSSPSDSEQLPREAAPPTTTTNPSSSGGSLSGGNGDQEGGHITTTVEMHEPPVMVTDPRRLSRASKSSSIRSRPNDLAV